One genomic segment of Hylaeus volcanicus isolate JK05 unplaced genomic scaffold, UHH_iyHylVolc1.0_haploid 11929, whole genome shotgun sequence includes these proteins:
- the LOC128882483 gene encoding uncharacterized protein LOC128882483 yields the protein MMDKKISNRDISSRHKRRLAQIETEKDYLLLESSSSSEASFELLHESIKKRKIENNDNDASVSTSSLISNSEEGQNTSEVVTDDEDFIDIEEQDEMQSLSLNCDSSSDDAGDESVDNELLHNLQNLCFEFNIRHNAINSLLEILRNTPPSQFKSLPKNARVLLKTPKKTAEIVALAGGSYHHFGLSDALESILQHYKNMSLELSAINLLINIDGLSIFKSSPSAFWPILVSDDISKQVHIVGIFYGQKKPNNANEYLEPFVKELIPLVQRGYHSDIIQIKV from the coding sequence atgatggataaaaaaattagtaacCGTGATATTTCTTCGAGGCATAAGAGACGATTAGCCCAAATAGAAACGGAAAaagattatttgttattagaaTCTTCAAGCAGTAGTGAGGCTAGTTTTGAACTATTGCATGAATCTAttaaaaaacgtaaaattgaaaacaatgatAATGATGCATCAGTTTCAACATCATCTCTTATTAGTAATAGTGAAGAAGGGCAGAACACATCAGAAGTAGTCACAGATGATGAAGATTTTATAGATATTGAAGAACAAGACGAAATGCAATCCTTATCACTAAACTGTGACAGTTCAAGTGATGATGCAGGTGATGAAAGTGTGGATAACGAATTGTTGCACAATCTTCAAAATTTGTGTTTTGAGTTTAATATTCGACACAACGCAATTAATAGTCTTTTGGAAATTCTGAGGAATACTCCACCTTCACAATTTAAATCTTTACCAAAGAATGCAAGAGTGCTTTTGAAAACACCTAAGAAAACTGCTGAAATAGTTGCATTAGCTGGAGGGTCATATCATCACTTTGGTCTATCGGATGCTTTAGAATCAATCCTgcaacattataaaaatatgtcttTGGAACTATctgcaattaatttattaattaatatagatggtttatcaatattcaaatcatCACCAAGTGCTTTCTGGCCAATATTAGTTTCagatgatatttcaaaacaagtGCATAtagttggaatattttatggtCAAAAGAAACCAAACAATGCCAATGAATATTTAGAACCATTTGTGAAAGAATTAATACCATTAGTCCA